Proteins from a single region of Gasterosteus aculeatus chromosome 20, fGasAcu3.hap1.1, whole genome shotgun sequence:
- the ccr8.2 gene encoding C-C chemokine receptor type 8, translating to MATTVSAIVSSSGVSESPTIEDLTRSTTLSYTDTVSVTSPEYDYPEEGFESLCAYGRHGANFLPTLYAIFFLLGFLGNSLVIWVITCGVRLRSMTDVCLLNLAGADLLLVCTLPFLAHQAWDQWVFGDAMCKVVLGIYHIVFYCGIFFISLMSIDRYLAIVHAVYAIRARTRSFGMIAAAVTWVAGFLASFPDLIYLKQQPGPNMSQSCFPVYPEDVGHSWMIFSVFKRNVLCLFVPVVIISFCYSQIVWRLLHSQSSKKRAIRLVLTVVAVFFCCWVPYNVASFFNALELLHIYTECESSKAIRLALQVTEVIGYSHSCLNPILYVFIGQKFRRHLLRLINRIPCRLCQLVKVCMHHDRNSTSMYSQSMSLDERSAAV from the exons ATGGCCACAACCGTGTCTGCTATTGTTTCTTCCAGTGGAGTAAGTGAGAGTCCAACCATAGAAGACTTAACAAG GTCAACTACACTATCCTACACCGATACCGTCAGCGTAACCTCCCCAGAATACGACTACCCGGAGGAGGGCTTTGAGTCGCTGTGTGCGTATGGGCGCCATGGAGCCAACTTTCTTCCAACCCTTTACGCCATTTTCTTTCTCCTGGGCTTTCTGGGTAACTCTCTGGTCATCTGGGTCATTACTTGTGGCGTGCGACTCCGCAGTATGACCGACGTGTGCCTCTTAAACTTGGCTGGTGCTGACCTTCTCCTGGTGTGTACGCTACCCTTCCTGGCCCACCAAGCCTGGGACCAGTGGGTTTTTGGGGATGCTATGTGCAAAGTGGTCCTGGGTATATATCACATTGTCTTTTACTGTGGGATCTTTTTCATCAGCCTAATGAGCATCGACCGCTACTTGGCTATTGTGCACGCCGTTTACGCCATTAGAGCAAGGACAAGGTCCTTTGGAATGATCGCTGCTGCCGTTACTTGGGTGGCAGGATTTTTGGCATCCTTCCCTGACCTGATCTATCTCAAACAGCAGCCTGGTCCCAATATGTCTCAGTCCTGCTTCCCAGTGTATCCAGAAGATGTCGGTCACTCTTGGATGATCTTCAGTGTTTTTAAAAGGAACGTTTTGTGTCTATTTGTCCCGGTTGTTATCATTAGTTTCTGCTACTCACAGATTGTGTGGAGGCTTCTGCACAGCCAATCATCCAAGAAACGAGCCATCCGTTTAGTTCTTACAGTGGTAGCGGTCTTCTTTTGCTGCTGGGTCCCGTACAACGTTGCGTCTTTCTTCAACGCGCTGGAGCTATTGCACATCTACACGGAATGCGAAAGCAGCAAAGCCATCAGATTGGCTTTGCAAGTCACTGAGGTAATTGGCTACTCACACAGCTGCCTCAACCCCATCCTGTATGTGTTTATCGGGCAGAAGTTCAGGAGGCACCTGTTGAGGTTGATAAACAGGATTCCCTGCAGGCTGTGTCAGTTGGTCAAGGTCTGCATGCACCACGACAGAAACAGCACGTCAATGTACTCACAGAGCATGAGCCTGGACGAGAGGAGTGCTGCTGTCTGA
- the LOC120811213 gene encoding C-C chemokine receptor type 2 isoform X2, which translates to MCIMNISENESYLYYDYNDTCDEVQSPELPDGSTAFLVLYYLLFFFSLLGNITVLWVLLRYIKLRTMTDVCLLNLAVSDLMQATTLPLWTCNDTNLASCKLMTGGYQLGFYSGTLFVTLMSVDRYLAIVHAVAAMRARTLRYGIIASTAIWVISVTMALPGVTFASLEIDVNDNSSQCQPLYPDDSHRFWKLLRNFSENTVGLFLCLPIMIFCYVKILIVLSKSRNAKKDKAVKLIFTVVGVFVVCWVPYNVTVFLQTLQLFLENLDTCEASKSINSAMRFAEIIALSHCCVNPVIYAFIGEKFRKSLGNVLTRYFCWSHQSRRAFSHRETTEKETSNTPVKSDYQE; encoded by the exons CATCATGAACATATCAGAGAACGAGTCCTATCTGTATTATGATTACAATGACACCTGCGATGAGGTTCAAAGTCCAGAATTGCCTGACGGATCCACGGCCTTTCTGGTTCTTTACTACctgctgtttttcttcagtCTGCTGG GCAACATCACGGTACTCTGGGTTCTGCTCCGGTACATAAAGCTGAGGACTATGACGGACGTATGCCTCCTCAACTTGGCCGTGTCTGACCTCATGCAGGCCACGACCCTGCCCCTCTGGACCTGCAATGACACAAACCTTGCGTCATGCAAATTGATGACTGGAGGCTACCAG TTGGGTTTCTACAGTGGGACTTTGTTTGTGACCCTAATGAGTGTGGACCGCTACCTGGCCATCGTCCACGCTGTTGCAGCCATGCGAGCCCGGACACTTCGCTATGGAATCATAGCCAGCACCGCAATCTGGGTAATTTCTGTCACTATGGCACTACCTGGGGTGACATTTGCTTCTTTAGAAATAGACGTAAATGACAACAGCTCCCAGTGCCAGCCCCTGTACCCTGACGACAGCCACCGCTTTTGGAAGTTACTGCGGAACTTCAGCGAGAACACAGTGGGCCTATTTCTTTGCCTCCCAATAATGATTTTCTGCTACGTGAAAATCCTCATCGTGCTGTCCAAGTCCAGGAACGCCaaaaaggacaaagctgtgaaGCTGATATTCACCGtagtgggtgtgtttgtggtgtgctGGGTCCCCTACAATGTCACAGTTTTCCTACAGACTCTGCAGCTGTTCCTGGAGAACCTGGACACCTGTGAGGCTTCAAAAAGCATCAACTCTGCCATGCGCTTTGCTGAGATTATTGCACTGTCTCACTGCTGTGTAAACCCAGTCATATATGCATTTATTGGGGAGAAGTTTAGGAAATCACTGGGAAATGTGCTGACGAGGTACTTCTGCTGGAGTCACCAGAGCAGAAGGGCTTTCAGCCACAGAGAGACCACAGAGAAAGAGACTTCCAACACACCTGTAAAGTCAGATTATCAAGAGTGA
- the LOC120811213 gene encoding C-C chemokine receptor type 2 isoform X3 → MNISENESYLYYDYNDTCDEVQSPELPDGSTAFLVLYYLLFFFSLLGNITVLWVLLRYIKLRTMTDVCLLNLAVSDLMQATTLPLWTCNDTNLASCKLMTGGYQLGFYSGTLFVTLMSVDRYLAIVHAVAAMRARTLRYGIIASTAIWVISVTMALPGVTFASLEIDVNDNSSQCQPLYPDDSHRFWKLLRNFSENTVGLFLCLPIMIFCYVKILIVLSKSRNAKKDKAVKLIFTVVGVFVVCWVPYNVTVFLQTLQLFLENLDTCEASKSINSAMRFAEIIALSHCCVNPVIYAFIGEKFRKSLGNVLTRYFCWSHQSRRAFSHRETTEKETSNTPVKSDYQE, encoded by the exons ATGAACATATCAGAGAACGAGTCCTATCTGTATTATGATTACAATGACACCTGCGATGAGGTTCAAAGTCCAGAATTGCCTGACGGATCCACGGCCTTTCTGGTTCTTTACTACctgctgtttttcttcagtCTGCTGG GCAACATCACGGTACTCTGGGTTCTGCTCCGGTACATAAAGCTGAGGACTATGACGGACGTATGCCTCCTCAACTTGGCCGTGTCTGACCTCATGCAGGCCACGACCCTGCCCCTCTGGACCTGCAATGACACAAACCTTGCGTCATGCAAATTGATGACTGGAGGCTACCAG TTGGGTTTCTACAGTGGGACTTTGTTTGTGACCCTAATGAGTGTGGACCGCTACCTGGCCATCGTCCACGCTGTTGCAGCCATGCGAGCCCGGACACTTCGCTATGGAATCATAGCCAGCACCGCAATCTGGGTAATTTCTGTCACTATGGCACTACCTGGGGTGACATTTGCTTCTTTAGAAATAGACGTAAATGACAACAGCTCCCAGTGCCAGCCCCTGTACCCTGACGACAGCCACCGCTTTTGGAAGTTACTGCGGAACTTCAGCGAGAACACAGTGGGCCTATTTCTTTGCCTCCCAATAATGATTTTCTGCTACGTGAAAATCCTCATCGTGCTGTCCAAGTCCAGGAACGCCaaaaaggacaaagctgtgaaGCTGATATTCACCGtagtgggtgtgtttgtggtgtgctGGGTCCCCTACAATGTCACAGTTTTCCTACAGACTCTGCAGCTGTTCCTGGAGAACCTGGACACCTGTGAGGCTTCAAAAAGCATCAACTCTGCCATGCGCTTTGCTGAGATTATTGCACTGTCTCACTGCTGTGTAAACCCAGTCATATATGCATTTATTGGGGAGAAGTTTAGGAAATCACTGGGAAATGTGCTGACGAGGTACTTCTGCTGGAGTCACCAGAGCAGAAGGGCTTTCAGCCACAGAGAGACCACAGAGAAAGAGACTTCCAACACACCTGTAAAGTCAGATTATCAAGAGTGA
- the LOC120811213 gene encoding C-C chemokine receptor type 2 isoform X1 codes for MFFSSSHSIMNISENESYLYYDYNDTCDEVQSPELPDGSTAFLVLYYLLFFFSLLGNITVLWVLLRYIKLRTMTDVCLLNLAVSDLMQATTLPLWTCNDTNLASCKLMTGGYQLGFYSGTLFVTLMSVDRYLAIVHAVAAMRARTLRYGIIASTAIWVISVTMALPGVTFASLEIDVNDNSSQCQPLYPDDSHRFWKLLRNFSENTVGLFLCLPIMIFCYVKILIVLSKSRNAKKDKAVKLIFTVVGVFVVCWVPYNVTVFLQTLQLFLENLDTCEASKSINSAMRFAEIIALSHCCVNPVIYAFIGEKFRKSLGNVLTRYFCWSHQSRRAFSHRETTEKETSNTPVKSDYQE; via the exons AtgttcttttcctcctcacACAGCATCATGAACATATCAGAGAACGAGTCCTATCTGTATTATGATTACAATGACACCTGCGATGAGGTTCAAAGTCCAGAATTGCCTGACGGATCCACGGCCTTTCTGGTTCTTTACTACctgctgtttttcttcagtCTGCTGG GCAACATCACGGTACTCTGGGTTCTGCTCCGGTACATAAAGCTGAGGACTATGACGGACGTATGCCTCCTCAACTTGGCCGTGTCTGACCTCATGCAGGCCACGACCCTGCCCCTCTGGACCTGCAATGACACAAACCTTGCGTCATGCAAATTGATGACTGGAGGCTACCAG TTGGGTTTCTACAGTGGGACTTTGTTTGTGACCCTAATGAGTGTGGACCGCTACCTGGCCATCGTCCACGCTGTTGCAGCCATGCGAGCCCGGACACTTCGCTATGGAATCATAGCCAGCACCGCAATCTGGGTAATTTCTGTCACTATGGCACTACCTGGGGTGACATTTGCTTCTTTAGAAATAGACGTAAATGACAACAGCTCCCAGTGCCAGCCCCTGTACCCTGACGACAGCCACCGCTTTTGGAAGTTACTGCGGAACTTCAGCGAGAACACAGTGGGCCTATTTCTTTGCCTCCCAATAATGATTTTCTGCTACGTGAAAATCCTCATCGTGCTGTCCAAGTCCAGGAACGCCaaaaaggacaaagctgtgaaGCTGATATTCACCGtagtgggtgtgtttgtggtgtgctGGGTCCCCTACAATGTCACAGTTTTCCTACAGACTCTGCAGCTGTTCCTGGAGAACCTGGACACCTGTGAGGCTTCAAAAAGCATCAACTCTGCCATGCGCTTTGCTGAGATTATTGCACTGTCTCACTGCTGTGTAAACCCAGTCATATATGCATTTATTGGGGAGAAGTTTAGGAAATCACTGGGAAATGTGCTGACGAGGTACTTCTGCTGGAGTCACCAGAGCAGAAGGGCTTTCAGCCACAGAGAGACCACAGAGAAAGAGACTTCCAACACACCTGTAAAGTCAGATTATCAAGAGTGA